The following are encoded together in the Lactuca sativa cultivar Salinas chromosome 1, Lsat_Salinas_v11, whole genome shotgun sequence genome:
- the LOC111900524 gene encoding 5'-adenylylsulfate reductase-like 5 translates to MGSSMRFSLLLMLIMMPLSSFASSSQTCPQIKPFLHDLQLQCPTTIMYSSPIKMNGDSLDKVLSSSHMNAHVAILFYASSCPFSTNFLPKFDALTSMFPQIKHVTIEQSSVPPIVFSRFGIHGVPSILIINKTTRIRHHGSKELLSLVHFYEKATGLEPLIDLTQDEIGFPESKSKVLESCTKSEPYLLFSLFFIFLKTLLYLYPNMVSNFIALWFTYIPHLNLAIFGESRQILARVLHLVDLKRAFLSFGKLKLIKSVVLVGQDFFLGRKAVGFCHKHV, encoded by the exons ATGGGGTCATCGATGAGATTTTCTTTGTTGTTGATGCTTATTATGATGCCGCTTTCTTCGTTCGCCTCCTCATCCCAGACGTGTCCTCAAATCAAGCCGTTTCTTCATGATCTACAGCTTCAATGCCCTACAACGATTATGTATTCTTCACCGATCAAG ATGAATGGAGATTCTCTTGACAAGGTTTTAAGCTCAAGTCATATGAATGCACATGTAGCCATATTGTTCTATGCTTCTTCATGTCCATTTTCCACCAATTTCCTACCCAAATTCGATGCCCTTACCTCAATGTTTCCACAAATTAAGCATGTAACAATTGAGCAATCTTCAGTTCCACCAAT TGTTTTCTCAAGATTTGGTATTCATGGTGTTCCTTCAATTCTAATCATCAACAAAACCACTAGAATCCGACATCATGGTTCAAAAGAACTACTCTCACTTGTCCACTTCTATGAAAAAGCCACAG GACTTGAGCCATTAATTGACTTAACACAAGATGAAATCGGATTCCCAGAAAGCAAATCAAAAGTTCTTGAATCATGCACAAAATCCGAACCCTATCTACTATTTTCTTTGTTCTTCATCTTCTTGAAAACACTTCTTTACCTTTATCCAAATATGGTATCCAATTTTATTGCTCTTTGGTTTACATATATCCCACATTTAAACCTTGCAATCTTCGGAGAATCAAGACAGATTCTTGCACGTGTTCTTCATTTGGTTGATCTCAAAAGGGCGTTTTTGTCATTTGGCAAGTTGAAGCTCATAAAAAGTGTCGTTCTTGTTGGGCAAGATTTTTTCTTAGGGAGGAAGGCTGTAGGCTTTTGTCACAAACATGTGTAA
- the LOC128126826 gene encoding uncharacterized protein LOC128126826 — protein sequence MEDYVNNPANMHDFSLMNTKAFANLKGSGGNIWEVFEVLDDARRAIFRNTVFGYFIDVPRLQGDALLFHKMFLHQIRPDPVLSPDGIKRLYFRVGNTKMVYGPEEFCLITGFNFGEYPKNIGRKGSEKLISSKKRCLLRERLFPDHTNSSVKIGDLKSLILNQTFLALDDLDAVRVCLIYILCEGFLGKEVNDRVPQDWFFLAENLDLWNRYIFFTLKVLFY from the exons atggaggattatgtcaacaatcccgcaaatatg catgattttagtttaatgaatacgaaagcctttgcgaacctaaaaggctctggcggtaacatatgggaagtctttgaagttttagatgatgCCCGACGTGCTATTTTCAGAAATACCGTCTTTGGCTATTTTATTgatgtccctcgtttacaaggggacgctttattgtttcataaaatgttccttcatcagatccggccggaccctgttttatctccagatggaataaaacgtttatattttcgagtaggcaataccaaaatggtttatgggccggaagagttttgtttgattaccggcttcaattttggggagtatccaaaaaacattgggagaaaagggtcggaaaaattaataagcagtaaaaaaagatgtttactgcgtgaacggctatttccggaccatactaatagttcggtgaaaatcggcgacctgaaaagtttaattttaaatcaaacattcctagcacttgacgaccttgatgcagttagagtatgtttgatatacattttgtgtgaaggttttttgggcaaagaagttaacgatcgggtgccacaagattggttttttttggctgagaatttggatctctggaataggtatattttctttacgttaaaagttctattttattaa
- the LOC128134037 gene encoding uncharacterized protein LOC128134037 yields the protein MNAQLNINISYHQAWRAKQYALLSLRGTKEDSFTKLPAYCHNLAKHNPGTVTHIKTDADDRFEFLYVALGCSVRAFVNFCKPTLVVDGAHLKGEFKGTMLLAVTKDGQNQILPVAYGICKNECTDSWTWFFQKLRDCIGNMQELTIISDRSPSIATSVANIFPHAHHGICGVHLYFNIVSRFSKSKTVKGIFWEACRAYTVDAFDAAMDVMKKTKEPVWEYLKSINPETWSRAHFKGNRYNLMSSNSAESINALSRHARKVPILMLIDFFRATMQQWWFQRRNFAGIT from the exons atgaatgctcaattgaatatcaatatctcataccatcaggcatggcgtgcgaaacaatatgcattgttgtcgttaaggggtacgaaagaggattcttttaccaaacttccggcgtattgtcacaacttggccaaacataatccgggtactgtcacacatattaaaacagatgctgatgatcggtttgagtttttgtacgtcgcactcggttgctcg gtacgagcttttgtcaatttttgtaagccgaccctagtagtagatggagctcacctaaagggtgagttcaaaggtaccatgctacttgcagttactaaggacggacaaaatcaaatattaccggttgcatatggtatatgcaaaaatgagtgtactgattcttggacatggttttttcaaaaactacgtgattgcataggaaatatgcaggagcttacaattatatctgataggtctccatctatagcaacatccgttgccaacatttttcctcacgctcatcatggaatatgtggtgtccatttgtatttcaacatagtatctagattcagcaagagtaagacggttaaaggaattttttgggaggcgtgtagggcgtacacagttgatgcttttgatgctgccatggatgttatgaaaaagacaaaagaaccagtatgggagtacttaaaaagtataaatccagaaacctggtcaagggcacattttaaagggaaccgatacaatcttatgtcgtccaacagtgcggagtctataaatgcattatctagacacgcacgtaaggtgccaatacttatgttgattgatttttttcgtgctacaatgcaacaatggtggtttcaaagacgtaactttgcaggtattacgtaa